aATATATTTCAAACTGGTTTCAGAGACTAATGtaataaatgatttataaaagaataaagatcTATGGAGAGATGAAATTGGGTCAGTGACTGAGCAAGATCTTGTGTTCCAATGTTGCAGTTTTCCTGAAATTTCTTCCCAAGTCTGTATGGCACAGTATGATACAAAGTATGTAGTTGGAGTCACTAATATCTCTTGCACTTGTAATTGTCAGAAATCATAATTTTATAGCTACTATTGGCAATCTTTGAACAATTCATatactttaacattttagaCATAGTTTGATGTCAAGTTATGCCACTAAAGTCCAATGcattttcatgtttctttttattgaaGTTACTCACACAAGCTTTATGTTATGAGAGTTAGAACAGCATTGATTCATTAAACCAATACTACCTCCATGTGAAATACCAGGTCAGCTGCTCATCATCCACAACATCTGTCAGATCATCATTTCTCTTCTCCACTTCAGAGGCTCTTGTGCTCTCAGCCTCTTCACTTCTACCTGTGTACTTCCTACGTTCTTCCTCACCTTTAGAGTTCAACAGCTGTACCTCTCTCTGTATCCCATCATGTGATAATAATTGCTCTAACTGCACCCTATTACGCAACACTTCACCTTCCTTCTGATGATTCAAGTGGACCAATTGCTCACCTTCCCTTCCCTCaaatccttcctcctctccactctctAAAAAATTCTCTTCTACTTCATACCCTGATCCATCCTCACTGAATCCACTTGAATCCTTCTCTTCAGaatttttcctctcctccactaaGACCCTGTCCCTGAAAACAAATGTCTCTGGCTCAGGTTCTGTCATCACTCCAAGGATAAGCCACCTTCTGCTTTCTTCTTcaagctcctcctcctcctcctcttctgccgTGGAGCCTTCTCCATCGTGATACTGGAGTACATCCACATTTTCCCACAGGTTCTCTTGCGCCGTTGtggtctctccctctcttctcatGGTGATTAGGGAGGGACTGACTGGGAGAAAGCCATCTTCTGTTGTGTATGGCTGATCAGAGACCAACAAAGACCCACTGCTGGCAGAGCCTTGGAAAAATTAGATGTCAGATGTCATTTTTTATGATTAGAAGATTTTGAATCACTTTGCAGTAATGCAGCTCATTTTGCATGTAGTTAAAACAACCACTAAACATCCAATCTGACTAGGCATCGGTGCctaaataaaaatctaataaaagcTAAAAGAAATTTACAGACCTTCCATAATGGCTCTCCGGGGTTTAGAGGTCACACATTGTGAGTTACAGCATTCACATATAGAGTTGTCACCAGCTAGGGCCTCCCACCTAGTATCAAGACAGATGTGCAAATGTGCTCAGTCTGGTCAAATTCTGCTCGTAGTCCTGGTAAGCAAATTAATGTAGTGTTAAAATTCACCTATTGCTTCTGTAGGTGCATGATTTATGAGCAGGACCCAGTTCCTCTGATGTAACAAATAATTTGCAGTGAAGGCGGACCTGAAAATGGAGACAGGATTAAGCCTTTGTCTAAAATTATGTGAATTCAGGGAATCCTAAAACTACTTGACACTTGCCTCAGTGTCAGGGTCAGAGATGAACTGGAAGGCATTCATGGAGAATCTCAGGGTCTTGTCTGTGCGAGAAATGAACTGAGAGGCCCCTGGGTCCCTCTTGCTGTCTAGCATACAACTATGGATGGCAACAAGATCACACTGACCTCAGCTGATTGCAAGTCAGAGCACCATGGGCAAAATCAATACATCGGTCCACAATACATACCCAAAATTGTCAATGATTGTGTATTTGAGGGACGATTTAGAGCCACTGGATGGAGCAGCATAGCAGGTACTGATGTACAGTTTCCATCCAGTGGGAAGTTGAGAAGCAGACACTTGAAAGTTAACTGTATGCCCAAGCTGGTATACCTGAGACATGGCTGGTCTGCTCCATGAATCTAAGAGTTGGTGAAAAGGGAATCACATCACATGGAGCCATTTGATTGACATTTCTCAAAAAAAATTACTTCCTAATTTGCTACGAATAATGCAGTACTTTTAAAAGTCACCAGTCCAGAATTCTTTATGCATACCGTCCATCAGTTCAATTTGGAAGTCATTAGG
This is a stretch of genomic DNA from Scomber japonicus isolate fScoJap1 chromosome 16, fScoJap1.pri, whole genome shotgun sequence. It encodes these proteins:
- the LOC128374958 gene encoding zona pellucida sperm-binding protein 3-like, yielding MKTKWHLYIMWCVLSLGLLSCAADTNEYTTAVRRKKIVKLGATKSKPDAIKLSVTGERKSSQRVIPGSSPLFQISSHTSPVTPPEKPEAKIRSDFAALPDVSVTCSTSDFVVRVKPAFYGLGAEATELKLGSTCKSNGVLRPYGDLLFTYPLTACDFQRELPHGYLVYKFVLHYEPSPKRFPSRAHRVDVEIECRYQRNHHVYQLAVQPTWQTAVVRKKLKGRPNDFQIELMDDSWSRPAMSQVYQLGHTVNFQVSASQLPTGWKLYISTCYAAPSSGSKSSLKYTIIDNFGCMLDSKRDPGASQFISRTDKTLRFSMNAFQFISDPDTEVRLHCKLFVTSEELGPAHKSCTYRSNRWEALAGDNSICECCNSQCVTSKPRRAIMEGSASSGSLLVSDQPYTTEDGFLPVSPSLITMRREGETTTAQENLWENVDVLQYHDGEGSTAEEEEEEELEEESRRWLILGVMTEPEPETFVFRDRVLVEERKNSEEKDSSGFSEDGSGYEVEENFLESGEEEGFEGREGEQLVHLNHQKEGEVLRNRVQLEQLLSHDGIQREVQLLNSKGEEERRKYTGRSEEAESTRASEVEKRNDDLTDVVDDEQLTWYFTWR